In the Phocoena phocoena chromosome 14, mPhoPho1.1, whole genome shotgun sequence genome, GGAGACAGGAGGTGAGCCAGGCAGGCAGGCTGAGGGTGCGGACTCCTGAGGGTAGCTTGggagccagggcccaggttcctGTCCTACTTGCCCTGCTCACGCCCTGTGAGACCTTGGGCTGGTGACTTCGGCTGGCTGCCCTCATCGGCCCACGTTCTCCAAGGCCCCTTCTGGTGTGAGGGTCCGGCGGGAGTGCGGGAGGCTCAGCAGGCACTGGCGGGACTCACCTCGGTGGCATAGAGAATGCCGATGATGCCCGAGATGACGGGGCTGTTCTCGCTTTCGTGTTCCTGGCAGATGAGCTCAATGTCCCGGAGTTTGCTGAAGTAGAAGTCGCGCTCCTTCTCCAGCCCATCCACGGTCAGCTTCAAATCCAATAGCTGCTCGGGGAGAAGGTGGTGTTCAAGCCAGAGACCCCTGCCTCGGACTCCCTTCCCGCCCTGACGCCCCGGGGGCCTGGCTTTTGTGGCGGGGCTTTCTCAGCTGGCAGTGTCCACGCCACTCACCTGCTGGTTGAGTTCAAGAATCTGGGCATCGGTCTCATGGCCACCATTTCGGGCCGATGGAGGATTCTTCCGGAGGATGCAGGGTGGAGCCACGTTGCTCAGCCGGCCGGAGGTCTGCATATTTTTGGGGCCTGTGGGGGACGTCCTCTGTGGAACTGCCCAGAGGAGAAAAGTCAGATCGGGGCTGCGTGAGCCCACAGCTCACGTGGCACGAGACAGCCTGGTGTGACTGCGGGGCAGGCCCATGCGAAAGGCAGGCACTCtcgccctccccacctccccctctcAGGATGGGCATCTACATCTAGGCCTCAAGCCACGGCCACACGTGACACCACAGCAGCGGGGCAGCCCTCTGGCAAGCCTGGGAGAGCAGGCTCTACAGGGAACTAAAGAAAGTGTAAGGTGTAGGCAGGGAGGAGAGCTGGcctgagggggagaggagggaactgGGATGGCGAATTtggggagtggggctggagggTTTAGGGCCCTCTCGCACTGACAGCCTGGGCCTGGGGAAAAGCAGCTGGCACGGGGTCTCGCTGGGTCTTCGCTAACAGATACCCCAGCCCACAGCCATCCTCCCCGGGGGTGCCTTCTGGAGGAGACCACAGaagcctgcccctgcccctctggGCTCCCTGCCTCAGGGCCCTCTGCCGGGCCTGATTCAGGGACCCCACTCCTCCCCTGCACACCCGGCATGCTGTGGCCACTTATTGTCCAGCTATGGCGGCTCCCAGGACTGAGCTGCTGATGCAAAGCAAGCAGAGGAGTGGGGGCAGCCCCAGGCGGGCAGCAGCACACACAGAGGAGCCGCTCTGCTATGACGGGTTCAGACGCGTATGGGGCTGCGCCTCTGCTCTCGCCAACCTTCCCATCCCCCAAAGGCCCTGTtgctttttccccttctcctctggaaccCAGACAAAGCCTCGCTTCCAGAGACTCATCTCTTGAGGACTTAGGGCTGTGGGATTTTGGAAATGCGGGAAGATATGGTCAAGCTCGGCCAACTCGCATCCCCGGGGAGTCAAGTGGGCAGAGGGCAAGAAGCGTCTGTAGTGCCGGCCCAGGCCCTTGGCCTGGATGGACCTGGACAGAGGAACCAAGCCAGGGGCTGCCCCATCATCTTGAGGCAGAGGAGTTGGCTCGGGCTACAGAGGGAATTGCCCCGGGGCCTCCCATCACCAGCTGTCACCTTGGCCGGTGCCGGCGGCTCTCCTTTTGTAGCAGTCTCTGGAGCCCTCTCCTCCCTACTGTGATTCCCCCTGGTCTAAGCGGGCAGCAGGCAGCGTCATCTGAACTCCGTGATAACAGTCTCCTCTAGGCTGGCAGGGCCGGGCCGGTGGCCCAGGGGCCGCTCCTGGCTGTAGAGCCCTTCCGGCCCGGCCCGCCacactccctcccccagctcGGGCACATTACCTGCTGTGCCAATGAGTTTCTTGGATTTGTTGAAGATCTGATCACCTGGATTAGGAGGTGGTGCTACGTCCTGGCCCTGCCGCGCCAGCAGAGGGTTGTAATCCTTTCCGTCATAGTTTGCGTCAAAGAATTTCTTAAACCactgaataaactcaaaattatcTTGGAATTTTCCTTTCACTAATTTCTCTACAGGAATGATCTGAAATAGACCACATAAGCAGAGAACTTTAACCTCCTGCTGCCGCAGGGCTGCCTTTCTCTGTGAGAGGGCCACTGCTCTCAGGAAAGCCAGCCCCCGGGCTGCAgcatcctccacctcctccacctggCCCCCCTCCCGTGCCACCAGAGCAGATGGGTAGGCTGCAGGCCCTTTCCTCCAGGCACAGGAGGACGTGTGTGGGGAGACATCCCTTGGTGCTGTGCCTGCATGTGGGGTGAGGGCTGCTGGAACCAGGGTCCTGGGCCGTTGAGGCAGTCGAGTGAGCCAGGAGACTTTTCTTGGGCCTTACAGAGGAGGAACTTAATAGGACCGATATACCGAGGCTCAAGTGCTGGGGTGTAGGGTCCGGAGAGGAGAAAGGGACAGGAATGTCATCAGGATGGGATGTCAAAAGTTGTGGGGTTTTCCACTGAGCCTGGAGCTGGGGGAACACGCCCCCTGGAGAGTCGGGGTGGAGAGAGGCGTGAGAACTGGATTGACCCCAACAGCCCCTGCTGCCCTGGCTGGCGGGCCATCTTctttcccagggtcacacagctcctCGGGGCCCCTCAGAGCGCAGGCACCTACTTTATCAACACCCATCTTCTTGAATGCTGCTTGCAGCACCTTGAAGTTGTGAATATACTCATGCTCTAGCTTGGCCTGGAACTTCACCTTCCTCAAGTGCACACAGCCAGGGAAGAGCATGTCCATGAACTGGCAGTAAGCTGCCCCTGTGGAGAAACACAAGGTGCTCGTTTTCACTTCCCCAGGCCAACTGGGGCCACTCCCCCAAACCTCTCcgtctcctcttctctctctctgttcccagAGCCGGGGCCAGACTTCCCAAGGGTGAGAGCAATTGCCATTCAGTGATGCAATTATGTACCAGCACCATATCAAACACTGCACGTATGGGCTTTAATCCTAACCGCAACCCTGGTTAGATAGCTGATGTCATCTCCATTCATGgatggaaaaactgaaacctaGAGAGGTGTGGTGACTTGTCCAGGGTTGCACTACAAGAAGAGCTGAGATTTGGACCCTCCCCCCCCCGAAGTGGCTAGGCTGGACCTGGTGCACGTGACCTCTGGCTTCACTGCCTGTCCCCACTGCTGCTCCCCTTCTGTAGCCCTTTACTGTGCCTCTCCTGCtcttcgcttttttttttttttttttttttaacacagtaaCCTAACCTCTCCTTAGGAagctgtgggttgttttttttttaaaaaataaatttatttagttttggctgcattgggtctttgttggtacgtgtgggctttctctagttgcggtgagcaggggctactcttcgttgcagtgcacgggcttctcattgcggtggcttctcttgttgcggagcatgggctctaggtgcacaggcttcagtagctgtggcacatgggctccgtagttgaggctcgcgggatctagagtgcaggcgcagtagttgtggtgcacgggcttagttgctccatggcatgtgggaccttcccggccagggctccaacccgtgtccccctgcattggcaggcggattcttaaccactgtgccaccagggaagcccctgctctttGCTTTTTACTCTTTCCATCCCACGTAGACCCCTATTTCCTTACTCCAACTCCAAACACTTTGGCTAGTTGAGGGCTCTGCAGCACTCCTCCTTAATCCCAGTTACAAGCTCCGCTGTCCGCTGTGGCTGTTCTGCCTCCTGCCTACCCCCCTTTGTCCCCCCAGCAGGGCCCACTTCCCCCCGATTCCCAGCCTCCCACCTGAGCAGAGCTGCTCTATCTTGGTATAGTTGAGGTGCAGGGAGTCATTGACCCATGCGAGCATATCATGGCGACTCAGATTCTCACTGGTCACAGACGTGGAGTACACATTGACGGCCATACCCCAGctgtaaagaaagaagaaaggcaagGTAAGACCCCGAGGGGCTTGTGCTGTTCTTGAGCCCGAAGGAGGGGGAGCTGGAGGGTCTCTGGGGAAACGAGAAGCATCTTCCTCCAGGCCAGCAGTTTACCTCTTGGAGAAGGGGTACTCATTCACTCTTGAAACATTTGGTGAGTGTCTACTATATGCTAGACCTGCACTAAGAAGTGGCGAAGTCAGATGTGGTCTCTGCCTCCAAGGAGTTTACAGACAGGCAAATCCCCACAGCAGGGAGTGACAGGGCAGGAAAAGCAGCACATGCAAAGTTCAGGGATGGCACAAAGAAGGGAGGGATCCCTTCTGCTTGACAGGGTCAGCGAAGACTTCAGAGCAGCCTGAAAGGGGTACGAATTTTCTGAACATACAGGGGATGGGGTAGAAGGGCAGTGCAGGCCCCAGGACTATCAAGAAAAAAGGCATGGCTTATTCCGGGACTCTGAGCTGTTCAGCAGGCCTGGGGAGTGGGTGTTTGTGTTGGGGTGTGGCGCAACGAGACTGGAAGGGGCTGGTAGCGACGGGCTTTGGTTACCATGAGGAGGAGTCTGGACTCCCTGTTTAAACAAGGGAAGCCATTAGAGGATTTTAAGCAGACAGTACTTGACCAGATTTGGGTTCTAGAAAGCTGACTAACCTTCGCCTCTGCTCCGACTTCATGCCCTATAATCCCTGTGGCCTGCTGGCCCATCCACAGGCACCTAAATTCCGCTTATCCAGAAACTTCCCTCAACACATGCTTCTGCTCTTGTATTCGTTATCCCAGTGAAGGTCACCACCAGGCACCCAGTCACCCACGCTGGAAACCTGTGGGGTCGTCCCAGACAGCTTACTCCCCCTCATGCTCAGAGCCCATCATTCAGTGAGCCCGGCTCCTCTGCCTTCCCAGTGTGTCCTGCTCTTCGCCTCGCCTCCTGCTGCCTCGGGGTTTCTGCATCCATTCTCTCCAGCCAAGGCTAACAGAAGCCTCCTAGGGGGCCTTCCAGCCCCCAGGCACTCCCTCCCCTAGTCCATCCCTGACACTGCTGCGGTCAGAATCTATGTGAAAGCAGCCCTGGCCACGCCCCTacctccttctccccaccccccttacACAGTGGGTGTGAGCGCCTCCttaccctcccccatccccacgcAGAGGTCAAGTGTCAGTTGTCATTACTGACTTGCACTGTTAAGAGAGAGGGAAATGTCTCTTGTAACTaggtctttatcataaatggagaAACAGGACTGCGTATTTCACCAGTTGTGAGAGTACATATTTCTGGAGTGAAGAATATTTAGGTTTAATACGCAGATTGTCTCCCTGAAGGAAGAATACACCCAGCCCACTTCCGGGTCCCCTGTGGGCATCTGCTCTTATAATGTGACCCCCTCCCCATCACTTATGAAGCTTTTCAATGagccctccctctccagccctgTCTTCTACTTTGATCCCCCAACTGGGAGCCACGGGCAGCTCTCTACtcaccctctgcctggaatgcagcCGCCACCCCCAAAGTCCACTCATTCTCTGCTCTagaggttctcaaactgtggttCCTGGAGCAGCTTTGGTGCTCTATGGGCATCAGCTTGTTAGAAATTTCAAGTTAGAAATTCTAATTCTTGAGCCTCGCCCTAGATCTACTGAGTCAGAAACTGTACTTGACCAAGAGGGTCTACAGGCACAGCTAAATTAGAGAAGCTGCTTTAGAGAAGAGGCTCAGTTGGTATCTGCTAGGCTGTGCTCCCCCACGGCCTCACCCCAAGTATATATAATGGAACCTCGCTAGATGCACATttaacttcaataaattttttgaagaaaaatcaagaaacccTCTTGTTTATTCTTAGTCCTTCCTCCTCTTAAAAATAGACCTGGTCCTTCATTGCCCAGGGAAAGGGAAGCCAGACAGAGCCAAAAAGCCAAGAGCAACAAAAATTATCATCTTGGCAGCTCCTAAGGACTCAGGAGCTGACAATTCCAGAGATTTCTGAGGGTAATTTTGACTGCACTTGAGTCCCCTCTTACACAGTGGTTTTGAGCCACCGCCCTGTAACCTGACCCTTGCACTAACCACTGGACTTGCTGAAATGCCTGCCTCCCTCATCAGTAAGCATCTCAAAGCCAGTAGTGGTGTTTCTAGGCCTGTCACAGGCAAGGTATTCAgcaaatttgttgaatgactaagtGACACCTCCTcacctttcctcctctttctgaACCATCTTTTATCACCTTCTGGCCGGGACCCTCCCTCCCCTACTCAACCTTCTGGACTCAGCTTGGGCTCCATCTCCTCCAAGACACATTCTCTGAGCCCCGGTGCAGGGAGACATGGTCTtcatctgtgtctctctgtcacCCTGAGCTTACTCAATCATGGTGTTGATCACATTCTCCTGTCTGTCCCTTCCACCTGACTGTAAACTCAACGGCCAGGCTGTTTCATTCACTTTGGGGTTCTAGATCAATTCTCAGTGAATGACAATCACAGAGACTAGAGTTAGGAGAGCGCTTCTTAATTTCCAGGGAACTCACCTAAAGTAACCTCAGCAGGCGTGGCAGGAGCGCCTGGACACCAGACTTGATTAGACAGGCAGATGGGTAGGGTCAAGGCAAGTGCATTGTACTTTGATGAGTATTTAGTTAGGGACTCTGAGAAATAGAAAGATTTGCCCTTGTCATCAAGGAGTTTATAGTCTCACTGGGGAGACCAACACACAGGAGAACAGTATAACCAGATGCCCCAAAGTGTGGTGAAAACGGTAGGTGCTACAGAAAGTCAGGAAGGAGAGAGCGTGCACAGCTGGAGAATGGATTTGAACGGCCCCAGTAAGAACGGTCAGAACCTGCCAGGCCTTCGGGGGTCTgcagaggcctgtgggatctcagtGCAGAGGGGACAAGCCATTCTCGATACTGGCCTACCACAGGCTTTGGGACTCATTTCTCCATGAGGTCTTGGGGGCTGCTCTGTCCCTGTGCTCCTGGGGTACAGAGTCTGGGCTGGTCAGGGGTGGTTCTGGGAGGAGTAGGGTGGTCTTAGGTTGGCCCTGGGAATTCCTGAGCCACTTTagggatttttttcctgtttactgTGTACGAGTTTCAAGTGCTGGTTATTGAAGAAAGGCAGAGGCACTGGTCCTAGTCTAAACTAATCCTCCAGTTTCTGACTGCAATCATTTGAGCTTCAAGGGTCTTCTAACCTGAGGGCAGCTTTCCTGTGGTTCCCTAGCCTctctaaatattatatataaccaCATCATGTATATTATTACATAGTATATATGCAATTATATATAACAcactatataaatatacattaatatatatttatatataacatagtacatattcatatatagtatgtataacTATATATGATACACTACCTATGATATATACCAATCTATTTATACATAATGTATAGTATAGTTGGCTCTCAGTGTCCATGGGAGATTTGTTCCAGGACCACCATGGATAGCAAactctgtggatgctcaagtcccttatgtaaaatggcatggtatttgcaaataacctatgcacatcctcctgtatactttaagtcatctctagagtatttataatacctaatacaatgtaaacacTATGTAAATAGCTGCTGGttcatggcaaattcaagttttactttttggaactttctggaattttttttttcaaatattttccatctatGGTTGGTTGAATTCATGACTATGGAACCCACGAATACGGAGGGCTGACCGTATAATATATTTAgtgttatatctatatatatgtgcgtgtatagctatatattttatagttattttatagctatataatttaaaaactcctcCTGGTGCACAACAAGGTATTAGAACCAAAGTCCTCATCTGATGCATGTGCTTGGCTGGGATTGCCTGGCCTGCATTGCAATGGCACAGGCTGGGATATCGGGGTGTTTTGCGACCTCCCTGGGGTACAGCGTTGGCTATTTTCCTCCTTGGTACGTATGAAAAATCTCCAGTCTCCCTTCCAGAACACAACTAAAGACCTTGCTATCAGGGCCCTAAGAGTCACCAAAAGCTACACAGGTACTGGAAAAATGCCCAAATCTTCTCAGCTTGGCCAGACATTCCCAGCTCTGTCCGTGCCTGATGATGGAAGGGCATTTTCCACACCTTTGATTAGTCTGAATCTAGGGTCCCCGAAGAGCCAACAGTGCCTGTAAggagaaagctggaaaaaaatggcTCCTCTCAGGGCCAAACCAGCAATTATGCTTTTTACCTCCTGTGGCGCTTTTGGGGAAGTGGGTGTGAGTGGGCAGTTGATAACGTGGAGCAGAGCTTTGTCTCCACTTGCGACTGGCTCTGGTTCTTTCAGGTGATGCTACCCTCTGGCCCAGCTGAGGTCCATTTTGGCTCAGGAGGACTCATCCAAGACACTTGGGGGTCTCTGCAAGGATTCTCAGTCACACTTgcttgggtggggggggggcggtcacGAAGAAACCAGCCTCCTAGTTCCCTTATTCCTCATcatggtggggagggcaggatgCCCTTTTAATTTTCCTCTCCCAGATTTGGCCCTATAAATACAACTAAATTATGGCCAGCAGGTGGCACCCAGGTCCTGGGCAAAAGACTCCTTTAAAAGTTTCTCCCATCCCCAAATCCCTCTCTCCCTAGCTCAGTTTAGAAAAGGGAGAGCCCCTAACTTTGACCTTGTCCCTCAAAGAGGAAGCCTGGTTTGGTCAAAACCTGGTGGTGTCAGGGCACGGGCTTGAGTGGAGTCCTTGTTCCTGACCCAGGTGTCCTCTGAGAACTGAACCAGTTGGAGTGGCCTAGGGCATTAGGCCTACTCTAAGATTCTGGACTCGACTAAACCAACCTCCCGCTTCCCCAAAGCCATAAGTTAAACTCATCAACGGGTCCAACTTCTGACCACTTACTGTATTGGGGGTTGACTCAGGCCTCGATTCAAATCAGAGCAGCTTCTGGGGGTGGAGGCGGCATATAAAGCATTTGCCCAAGCATCTAGCCCTAAGTGGACCAGTTGCCTCCAAATCCAGCAGAGACAATGTCTGAGACAACTCTTAAAGTTGACTACACCTGTAACCAAGGGCTGCTTCACCTCCCCTGAGAGAATGGTAGGCAACCACCCAGAGGAGGCAGGCTCTGTTCCAAGGGCTACAATAGCAGGGTCTTCCAACCCCGTCCCCGTgacacttcctttcctttctcttaatgCTCACTGGCCTAAACCAGAGCAAGTCATCCTGCACTAGAGCTGTGCAAAATCAAGTCGCTCTTCCTTCCCTGGTGCCATGGTGTGGGAGGAGCGAAGGCTTTGGGTGCAGATGGCCTGGGGTCATGCTCTGGCCTTGCCAGTGGTTGATCCTGAGTCTGAGCAAGTGGGTGCACCCAGAGCCTTCATCTCCTCATATTCGAAACTGAGATGGTAACTAAGGCTTTTGGGAGACAAATGCTATAATCCACAAGAGTAGCATTCATGGTGGGAACTTCAACCACCATGGCAGACCAGGAGAGAAGCTATTGGAAGGTGGGCAGGCCTGAACGTACCCCTCCCGTGCACGTCCCCACTGAGGGGGAACGACCATCGCCTGCGGGGGGGCAGGTAGAGTCGAGTCTCGGGGACGCGCAGAATGAGAGTCTGCACAAGAGaggacagagacacagatgtggaaccTTGTCAGGTTTGTTCTGGACGTTGTTAGGTAGACTTGCTGGTGGAAAGGTTAGAGTATTAAATGAGCAGTCTGTCAAAAAGGCATGGAAATAAAACTGGTGGATTggctgtggtgggggaggggctctgAGAGCAGAGAAGGGCTGGGCCTGGGGTTGAGGGAAAGTAGGCTGAATGATTCATAGACTCCAGTTTCAGAGGAGGGGAGCACATGCCACTTGGCCAGATGACAGCTGTCAGCCACACGGGCTGAAGAAACATCATTTGAAAGGAACATAAAGTGACATGGCTTGAATGTGCCCCCCAAGACCAGAACTGCTTTTGAAGCATGAAGGATCAGTAAGGAGACACCAGGCCCACTAGTGCCACAGACACAAACGTTCTTTTCCCCACATGTCCCAGCAGCCGCTGCAGTCCCCCTCTCTCTTTATGTTCAGGCCGCAGATGGGCCAGCAATCCCCTCCCCGGCGGTGTGCACAGAGCTGGACTGAGAGCCAGTCCGACTGGGGCATCCTCCCAACAGGTACCGAGTTCTGTTCTCAGATCCACCCCAAAGCCCTGCTCTGAGGAGTCCGGCAGCTATATCGCCATGTTAtatagtttctcttttccttgcctCAGAGGAAGAGGTGTTTTTCAATCTCCTGCTGAGCATCCAGGGGCTTCATGCTGCATCCATGTGCCGCATCTAGTTGTGTGCGGCCAGCAGGTGCAGCCAGCCTTCTACTCTCCTGCTCCTTGGGGTCAACAGATAGGGAATGTGGCCAGAAAACCACACTttctgagcccacctgccacctgAAACCCCACACTGCAGTTCAGCctctcccattcattcattcattcgttctttCGGCAATATTTTATTGCATCCGGGGCCCTGAGCCAGTACTAATTAAGGAAAGAAATGGGCACCAGAGCTCCAGCATAGCTGCCAGAGGGTCACAACCAAAAGCCACGCCTGCCCCTGCTCTCCCCCTGCTCAGAACCCTGACCGGAACTCTGTGGGGAGCTTTCCAGGGTGCTGGGAAGAACATGAGTCAGACACATCAGTCCTCCTCTGCCTGTCATGAAGGTTGTTCAGCCCCCAACGCGGAGAGAGGATTAACCTCTGGTTCCCACCGACGGGGTCCCTCATTAACCCCACAGCAATCCCGTGCTCAAGAGAATCATTCTGATTCTTCAGGcttgaaaactgaggcttggataCTTCAAACTACTCGCTCAAAGTCTCACAGGCAGTTGGTGGCTGAGTCCACGGCCAAGCCACATGTTCTACCATTAAGCCTCGCTTCCCCACACTGCACAGCTCCAGGAGCCTGCTGCGGGTAGCCTTGTTTTGATGGCAGCTCCCATCGTGAAAGTTTGTTGACTTAAAAAGTAGGTGTTTGTGGAACTTAAAGATGTCCAGTAGAGAACCTTTGGAAAGAAAGGTTTAACCTTCTACCCGCCCACCGACACGGATCCtactaaaaatggattaatttTAGCAAGTGAGGAGTTCTGTTTACTCCCCTCCCGGGTTTCCATTAACCCTCTGAGTTATGACCAGATAGAGCCATCTGGCCAGGACTCCCCAGAGGACTCCTTCCCCGGGACAGCAGCCACAAGGGGGCATGGCAGCATGATCCAGATCTGTCTCTTCAGAGTTTACATCGTGTTCAGCAGGACACGTTCAAGACTCCAGTGGCTGGGACCTCGGCAGGGCTCAGGATCTTAGGGAAGAGCGACATGACCTAAAAGTGTTGTGAGAAAAGAATCCTGGAGAAGCTCCAGTCCCTACCTGAACTTGCACCGTCCAGATCCCTGTCCTAGATCTGCTGGAGTGGGCGTGCGCTGGTTCCCCACCAGCCGTGGAACTACTCCACCTGCCCCATCTCCACCTTTTCAATTCAGCTTTGGGAGTCTGAGCCTCCCTGTGAGTCAGGTCTTTGGTCAGCCATGAGAAGAAGGTGATTGGTTGCGTCTGCCAGGGCTTTGTGACCCGCCGGCAGGGTTCTTCCAGTCTCTCAGAACCATTCATCCCTGCCTGCACATATTGCCCCCATGCAACCCCAGAATAATCTGGATGTGTGACCCAGCGGGGCAAGGAGTAACAATTTTGCAGACTTTCCCAACAGGTGACTTCAGACCCCCTGGGCCCGGGCAGGAAGGGGTAGCCCAG is a window encoding:
- the MAPRE3 gene encoding microtubule-associated protein RP/EB family member 3 isoform X1, yielding MAVNVYSTSVTSENLSRHDMLAWVNDSLHLNYTKIEQLCSGAAYCQFMDMLFPGCVHLRKVKFQAKLEHEYIHNFKVLQAAFKKMGVDKIIPVEKLVKGKFQDNFEFIQWFKKFFDANYDGKDYNPLLARQGQDVAPPPNPVPQRTSPTGPKNMQTSGRLSNVAPPCILRKNPPSARNGGHETDAQILELNQQLLDLKLTVDGLEKERDFYFSKLRDIELICQEHESENSPVISGIIGILYATEEGFAPPEDDEIEEHQQEDQDEY
- the MAPRE3 gene encoding microtubule-associated protein RP/EB family member 3 isoform X2, whose protein sequence is MAVNVYSTSVTSENLSRHDMLAWVNDSLHLNYTKIEQLCSGAAYCQFMDMLFPGCVHLRKVKFQAKLEHEYIHNFKVLQAAFKKMGVDKIIPVEKLVKGKFQDNFEFIQWFKKFFDANYDGKDYNPLLARQGQDVAPPPNPGDQIFNKSKKLIGTAVPQRTSPTGPKNMQTSGRLSNVAPPCILRKNPPSARNGGHETDAQILELNQQLLDLKLTVDGLEKERDFYFSKLRDIELICQEHESENSPVISGIIGILYATEEGFAPPEDDEIEEHQQEDQDEY